In Aegilops tauschii subsp. strangulata cultivar AL8/78 chromosome 3, Aet v6.0, whole genome shotgun sequence, one genomic interval encodes:
- the LOC109779821 gene encoding uncharacterized protein, producing the protein MCNSNVKTAGVAQIDGRPVLQPAGNRVAAPEGAKPLKKSLQKSLSMPASYDNAAAAAATACTAAPKSTGAGEFARAAAATPYLLPPTPAKAAGAKAAGGRTAASTGADKSRKQAPRKSGAVLPVVTFAALEAFELAGPAGSIAAAQREHVTQAQAQRKMRIAHYGRTASFSRVEGKVGATATAPATATAALEEKRCSFITAYSDPVYVAYHDEEWGVPVHDDELLFEMLTLSGVQVGADWASILRRRHIYREAFSGFDVDAVAKYTEKQMASVSAGYGLDLGTIRGAVNNACRILEVRRDFGSFGKYVWGFVNHKPLSPGYKYSRKIPVKTSKSESISKDMVRRGFRFVGPTVLHSFMQAVGLTNDHLVSCPRHRVCSSSSSSA; encoded by the exons ATGTGTAACTCCAACGTCAAGACCGCCGGCGTCGCCCAGATCGACGGCCGCCCGGTCCTGCAGCCGGCCGGCAACCGCGTCGCGGCGCCCGAAGGCGCCAAGCCGCTCAAGAAATCCCTGCAGAAGTCGCTCTCGATGCCTGCTTCGTATGACaatgccgctgctgctgccgccacCGCTTGCACGGCAGCGCCCAAGAGCACCGGCGCCGGCGAGTTCGcccgcgcggcggcggcgacgcctTACCTCCTGCCGCCGACGCCGGCGAAGGCGGCAGGAGCcaaggcggcgggcggcaggACGGCGGCGTCCACGGGCGCGGACAAGAGCAGGAAGCAGGCGCCCAGGAAGAGCGGCGCCGTGCTGCCGGTGGTGACGTTCGCGGCGCTGGAGGCGTTCGAGCTGGCCGGCCCCGCCGGGAGCATCGCGGCGGCGCAGCGGGAGCATGTCACGCAGGCGCAGGCGCAGCGCAAGATGCGGATCGCGCACTACGGGCGCACCGCCTCCTTCTCCCGGGTGGAGGGCAAGGTCGGGGCCACCGCCACCGCGCCCGCGACCGCCACCGCCGCGCTGGAGGAGAAGCGCTGCAGCTTCATCACGGCATACTCGGACCCCGTGTATGTCGCGTACCACGACGAGGAGTGGGGCGTGCCCGTGCACGACGACGA GTTGCTGTTCGAGATGCTGACGCTGTCCGGCGTGCAGGTCGGGGCCGACTGGGCTTCCATCCTCAGGAGGAGACACATCTACAG GGAGGCATTCTCCGGCTTCGACGTGGACGCGGTCGCCAAGTACACGGAGAAGCAGATGGCCTCCGTGAGCGCCGGGTATGGGCTGGACTTGGGCACCATCAGAGGCGCCGTCAACAACGCCTGCCGCATTCTCGAG GTGAGGCGAGACTTCGGGTCGTTTGGCAAGTACGTGTGGGGGTTCGTGAACCACAAGCCGCTGTCGCCGGGGTACAAATACAGCCGGAAGATCCCGGTGAAGACGTCCAAGTCGGAGTCCATCAGCAAGGACATGGTCCGGCGAGGCTTCCGGTTCGTCGGCCCCACCGTGCTCCACTCCTTCATGCAGGCCGTCGGGCTCACCAACGACCACCTCGTCTCCTGCCCGCGCCACCGCGTctgctcctcttcctcctcctccgcctaA